A single window of Nicotiana sylvestris chromosome 5, ASM39365v2, whole genome shotgun sequence DNA harbors:
- the LOC138869266 gene encoding uncharacterized protein, protein MALPELKELKEQLQDFLDKGFYRPSISPWVAFLGHVVSANGIQVAPKKIETVKDWPSVGPRTEWVILQEKNAEGVDVPKTRDDFTAEDLKKWEKNAKANKWLVCGLGPYEYNMIQSCTTSKDIWDTLQVAHEGTPQVKRSRGTLKIILEEDKVEKILKRVLPVTWESKITVIQESKNIAILKLDELIGNLTACELIRPTMKMDAPKKERSLALRIDEGADLEDDEMGMITTDFKKYLIRGKCSSRGTTFNKPRVPEKQTNEGCYKYGKTDHMIKNCSKWEIEWRKERAKRRNRKKEQV, encoded by the exons atggccctgccagagttgaaggaattgaaagaacagttgcaagactttcttgataagggcttttATAGGCCTAGCATCTCTCCGTGGG ttgcattcctgggtcacgtCGTATCAGCAAATGGTATTCAGGTGGCtcctaagaagattgagacagtcaaggactggcctagtgttggcccaagaacag AGTGGGTTATCCTTCAAGAG aagaatgctgaaggagtggatgtgccaaagacaagagatGACTTCACtgctgaagacttgaagaaatgggaaaagaatgccaaggccaacaaatggcttgtgtgtggactaggtccataTGAGTACAACatgattcaaagttgtaccacttcTAAGGATatatgggacactttacaagtggctcatgaaggaactcctcaagtaaagagatcaagaggaacact gaaaattatccttgaagaagacaaggtcgAGAAAATCTTGAAAAGGGTCTTAccagtaacttgggaaagcaaaatcactgttattcaggaatcaaagaacattgctattCTCAAGTTAGATGAACTGATAGGAAATCTGACTGCCTGTGAACTGATAAGGccaaccatgaaaatggatgcacccaagaaggaaaggagtctggctctcagaatagatgaaggtgcagatctggaggatgatgaaatgggcATGATCACAacggatttcaaaaagtacctaataagaggaaaatgttcttcaagaggtacaaccttcaacaaaccaagggttcctGAGAAACAGACTAACGaaggttgctacaaatatggcaAGACTGATCATATGATCAAGAACTGTTCTaagtgggaaattgaatggaggAAGGAAAGGGCTAaacgaaggaacaggaagaaagaacag GTCTAA